The proteins below come from a single Vibrio diazotrophicus genomic window:
- a CDS encoding response regulator transcription factor produces the protein MTTNTKTALIIDSFPMVQQAMQQMLLTNNGFDKVLLASDAFTAASALRQHDISLIILDIQLVGFDGLDFLRRMRAKQFAGKILFASSNEHSMYSNAAKKMGANGYVLKTESTEIIQDAISSVLRGYNVFKHNSDNEFSALSKRETIVYNYLVKGFTNKRISELLSISTKTVSTYKSRILNKCNVDSIIELVQLKESA, from the coding sequence ATGACAACGAATACAAAAACTGCACTGATTATCGACAGTTTCCCAATGGTACAACAAGCAATGCAACAGATGCTTCTTACAAACAATGGCTTCGATAAAGTACTGTTAGCCAGCGATGCTTTTACTGCAGCGTCAGCATTAAGACAACATGATATTAGCTTAATTATTCTGGATATTCAGTTGGTGGGGTTTGATGGACTAGATTTCCTACGCCGCATGAGAGCAAAACAATTTGCAGGTAAAATATTGTTTGCCTCAAGCAATGAACACAGCATGTATTCCAATGCGGCTAAAAAAATGGGTGCTAACGGCTACGTTCTAAAAACGGAAAGTACAGAGATTATCCAAGATGCTATTTCTAGTGTTCTACGTGGCTACAACGTCTTCAAACACAACAGTGACAACGAGTTTTCTGCGTTATCAAAGCGTGAAACGATTGTATATAACTACCTTGTAAAAGGTTTCACCAACAAACGTATTTCTGAATTGCTATCAATCAGTACAAAGACGGTAAGTACCTACAAAAGCCGCATTTTGAACAAATGTAATGTCGATTCAATCATAGAGCTCGTACAGTTGAAAGAATCTGCTTAA
- a CDS encoding RNA-binding S4 domain-containing protein yields the protein MNEFESDFHDEEEIEIEAIGVEVDNQPIELYKVLKIADVVSGGGEAKYAITEGYVAVNGEVELRKRRKLYDGDLIEFNQEFYLVICDAPVTEDVVEEVKAKPTKPQADKAKNKKQEKKKAVPAKANNKAASKANKKSDSNAKSKPRPVEVEPEKEEKIGGRGAIKFF from the coding sequence ATGAACGAATTTGAGTCCGATTTCCATGATGAAGAAGAAATCGAGATAGAGGCTATTGGCGTAGAAGTCGATAATCAACCCATTGAACTTTATAAGGTTCTAAAAATTGCTGACGTGGTCAGTGGCGGTGGTGAAGCAAAGTACGCGATTACGGAAGGTTATGTCGCTGTTAATGGTGAAGTTGAACTTCGCAAGCGCAGAAAATTGTACGATGGTGATCTAATCGAATTCAACCAAGAGTTTTACTTGGTGATTTGTGATGCCCCTGTAACAGAAGATGTGGTTGAAGAAGTAAAAGCAAAACCGACAAAGCCACAAGCTGATAAAGCAAAGAATAAGAAGCAGGAAAAGAAAAAAGCTGTACCAGCTAAGGCCAATAACAAGGCTGCCAGCAAGGCGAATAAGAAGTCTGATTCAAATGCGAAATCAAAGCCAAGGCCAGTAGAAGTTGAGCCTGAGAAAGAAGAAAAAATAGGCGGTAGGGGAGCTATCAAGTTTTTCTAA
- a CDS encoding DUF3332 domain-containing protein: protein MKSKAIKIAVVTALGVSSLTGCMGQMATTGLVGKFNLEIVDNRYGREGMFLLLSPVYAIASFADLFIFNAVEFWTGTNPLSGKSPAVVDTPADAILKVNDKLDSSMTEVPLSYNGDVKSATMQQIDENTMQMDISYLDGSHKLLRGEKGEDSVAFYLNDEYITTVSNEELVNYVQTSKI from the coding sequence ATGAAAAGTAAAGCAATTAAAATAGCAGTGGTAACAGCATTAGGCGTGAGTTCTTTAACTGGCTGTATGGGTCAAATGGCAACCACAGGTTTGGTTGGCAAATTCAACTTAGAAATCGTGGATAACCGTTACGGTCGTGAAGGTATGTTCTTACTACTTTCGCCTGTTTATGCTATCGCTTCTTTTGCTGATTTGTTTATTTTCAACGCAGTAGAATTCTGGACAGGTACTAACCCACTTTCTGGTAAGTCTCCAGCTGTTGTTGATACACCAGCAGATGCTATTTTGAAAGTGAATGACAAGCTAGATTCGTCAATGACAGAAGTTCCACTTTCATACAATGGCGACGTTAAGTCAGCAACAATGCAACAGATTGATGAAAACACCATGCAAATGGATATTTCTTATCTAGATGGTTCTCACAAACTTTTACGTGGTGAGAAAGGGGAAGACAGCGTAGCGTTTTACTTGAACGATGAATATATTACAACCGTTTCTAATGAAGAACTGGTTAACTATGTTCAGACTTCAAAAATCTAA
- a CDS encoding LysR family transcriptional regulator, with the protein MPNNLDYNLLQTFVLLYKHRNLKLVGRSLGVTESAVSKHLSKLREQLDDPLFVRDSQGLEPTAFTEEVVPSIIDGINTIQSALAKNAIDCANYDGEITIAIIPVMHIQFGAQLLMELKATFPLASISLLTYDNHTTQDIANGNVDLGVNYFNPTLNKSMYQGRIKTLRHGVILPSRMVDLSDEEVLDLPFVGMAARGRHDIKILLQEITALAGHDLNVYAYVDNLICMLDAIDEIGGFSMSQLFDVTDDRFCFRVLPEVYQKIDNYSLVAVMKASNRSNPLHMLLSDIVKKKIEQFSVP; encoded by the coding sequence ATGCCAAATAATTTAGATTACAACTTACTGCAAACATTTGTTTTATTGTACAAACACAGAAACTTAAAGTTGGTTGGCCGCTCTCTTGGGGTAACGGAAAGTGCGGTGAGTAAGCATTTATCCAAACTGCGTGAGCAGCTCGACGATCCTCTCTTTGTTCGAGACAGTCAAGGTCTTGAACCTACTGCTTTTACTGAAGAAGTGGTTCCAAGTATCATCGACGGAATTAACACCATTCAGTCGGCACTTGCAAAAAACGCCATAGATTGTGCCAATTATGACGGTGAAATTACTATTGCTATCATTCCAGTGATGCACATCCAGTTTGGCGCACAGTTGTTGATGGAGTTGAAAGCAACATTCCCTTTAGCATCCATATCCTTACTGACTTATGACAACCATACCACTCAAGACATAGCCAATGGCAATGTTGATTTGGGTGTTAATTACTTTAACCCTACATTAAACAAATCGATGTATCAGGGACGCATAAAAACGTTAAGACATGGTGTTATTCTGCCTTCTCGAATGGTTGATTTGAGCGATGAAGAAGTATTAGACTTACCTTTTGTCGGAATGGCGGCGCGTGGTCGACATGACATCAAAATTCTTCTGCAAGAGATTACAGCATTGGCCGGGCATGACCTTAACGTGTATGCCTATGTTGATAACTTAATTTGTATGCTGGACGCAATTGATGAAATTGGCGGTTTTTCGATGAGTCAGTTGTTTGATGTAACGGATGATAGATTCTGTTTCCGTGTTCTTCCGGAGGTATACCAAAAGATAGATAATTATTCGCTGGTGGCTGTGATGAAGGCGAGTAACAGAAGCAATCCCTTGCACATGTTGCTTTCAGATATTGTTAAAAAGAAAATTGAACAATTTTCTGTCCCTTAA
- a CDS encoding substrate-binding periplasmic protein, giving the protein MRKVWVAMLSGLTYMPWCYGETISVEILTDESYPPYTYAEDGEAVGIYPDIVHAIDEKLVDFDISIRPVPWKRGLKLIESGRSFALMPPYFHPESRSFISPYSHPMLDEDVVIFCNNDVIKQSSRKIWPEDFYGLTIGINSGFNIGGPEFWQASDNGKLSISEAKGNQLNIIKLRSRRIDCYVNDYISILWETKRLLEEEVLEKPLTFSLAMHINTESGYMAYTNVHEERYPYKEKFVREFDAALIELQNSGEIAKIVQYYTGE; this is encoded by the coding sequence ATGCGCAAAGTTTGGGTAGCCATGTTAAGCGGATTGACATACATGCCTTGGTGTTATGGGGAAACAATCTCTGTTGAAATACTGACCGATGAGTCCTATCCACCTTATACCTATGCTGAAGATGGTGAAGCCGTTGGTATTTACCCTGATATCGTTCACGCCATAGATGAGAAACTGGTAGATTTCGATATCTCTATTCGCCCTGTGCCCTGGAAACGAGGACTGAAGCTTATTGAATCAGGGCGTAGCTTCGCTTTAATGCCTCCTTATTTTCACCCAGAAAGTCGTAGCTTCATTTCCCCCTATTCTCACCCCATGCTCGATGAAGATGTGGTGATTTTTTGCAACAATGACGTTATTAAGCAAAGCAGCCGAAAAATCTGGCCTGAAGACTTTTATGGTCTAACGATTGGCATAAACTCAGGATTCAATATTGGTGGTCCTGAATTCTGGCAAGCATCAGACAATGGCAAACTCTCTATCTCAGAAGCAAAAGGAAATCAGCTCAATATTATTAAACTTAGAAGCCGCCGAATTGATTGCTATGTAAATGACTATATTTCTATTCTTTGGGAGACAAAACGCTTACTTGAAGAAGAAGTATTGGAAAAACCTCTGACCTTTAGCCTTGCCATGCATATTAATACCGAATCGGGATATATGGCTTATACCAATGTCCATGAAGAGAGATATCCATATAAAGAGAAATTTGTCAGAGAGTTTGATGCTGCACTTATTGAGCTTCAAAACTCAGGAGAGATAGCGAAGATTGTTCAATATTACACCGGAGAATAA
- the panF gene encoding sodium/pantothenate symporter, whose translation MNSQLIIPLFIYLIAVFALAFLTQRYQKAGNFLTEYFVGSRSMGGFVLAMTLAATYASASSFIGGPGAAYKMGLGWVLLAMIQLPATWLTLGVLGKKFAIEARRHNALTINDMLYARYKSRKVVIFSSLALLLAFFGTMVVQFVGGARLLQTVLGISYQNGLLIFACTVGIYTTIGGFRAVVMTDTIQGVMMVIGTVILLAGVIHAGGSLESLITQLHTIDPALVSPYGPNHFLSQPFILSFWILVCFGVIGLPQAAVRCMSYKDSASLHKGMVISTIMIALLMFGTHLTGALGRALVPEVASPDQIMPTLMMTVLPPMLAGVFLAGPMAAIMSTIDSQLIQASSTLLKDLYINYINPQIVKENNADHKLSRISLWTTGIFASLVFVAATNPPDMIIWLNLVALGGLQAVFLWPLVFGLYWSKASAFGALSSMVIGLGVYISLILAKPDIAGIHPIVPTMITGLCAFVIGSFVKPRKDVKQSSMPINEQS comes from the coding sequence CATTTCTGACTCAGCGCTATCAAAAGGCTGGAAATTTTCTTACCGAATACTTTGTTGGCAGCCGAAGCATGGGAGGATTTGTTCTCGCCATGACCCTTGCTGCAACCTATGCCAGTGCTAGCAGCTTTATTGGGGGGCCTGGAGCTGCGTATAAAATGGGGCTTGGTTGGGTTTTGCTGGCAATGATTCAATTGCCCGCCACTTGGCTTACTTTAGGCGTACTCGGAAAGAAATTCGCAATAGAAGCAAGACGCCACAACGCACTCACAATAAATGACATGCTTTATGCACGATATAAGAGCCGAAAAGTAGTGATTTTCTCTTCACTAGCACTGCTTCTGGCCTTCTTCGGGACTATGGTGGTGCAATTTGTTGGCGGTGCCAGACTTCTACAAACCGTTTTAGGGATTAGCTATCAGAATGGGCTGCTGATATTTGCATGTACAGTCGGAATATACACCACTATCGGTGGTTTCCGAGCCGTGGTTATGACTGACACCATTCAAGGGGTAATGATGGTTATTGGTACTGTCATTCTTCTGGCTGGCGTCATTCACGCCGGAGGAAGTCTCGAAAGTCTGATCACACAGCTTCACACTATCGATCCTGCACTGGTCTCTCCATATGGGCCAAATCATTTCCTTAGCCAACCATTTATTTTGAGCTTTTGGATTCTCGTCTGTTTTGGTGTTATCGGGCTGCCTCAAGCCGCCGTGCGATGCATGTCTTACAAAGACAGTGCTTCATTACACAAAGGTATGGTGATTAGCACAATCATGATTGCACTATTGATGTTTGGAACCCATCTGACCGGTGCTTTGGGACGAGCATTAGTGCCGGAGGTCGCCAGTCCTGACCAAATTATGCCAACGCTTATGATGACCGTTCTTCCACCGATGCTTGCTGGTGTTTTCCTTGCTGGTCCTATGGCAGCCATTATGTCGACCATTGATTCACAGTTGATACAGGCTTCTTCAACGCTGCTTAAGGATCTCTATATCAACTACATCAATCCTCAAATCGTTAAAGAAAATAATGCTGACCACAAGCTAAGTCGAATTTCCTTGTGGACTACAGGCATCTTCGCCAGCTTAGTCTTTGTCGCAGCAACGAATCCGCCTGACATGATTATCTGGCTAAATCTGGTTGCTCTTGGTGGTTTACAAGCCGTTTTCTTATGGCCTTTGGTATTCGGACTATATTGGTCGAAAGCATCTGCATTCGGCGCGTTATCTTCGATGGTCATTGGGCTTGGGGTTTACATTAGTTTAATTTTGGCCAAGCCTGATATAGCGGGCATTCACCCCATAGTCCCTACGATGATCACGGGACTGTGTGCATTTGTCATTGGCAGTTTTGTTAAACCTCGAAAAGACGTAAAACAGTCGTCAATGCCAATCAATGAACAGAGCTAA